A genomic window from Melopsittacus undulatus isolate bMelUnd1 chromosome 7, bMelUnd1.mat.Z, whole genome shotgun sequence includes:
- the MED28 gene encoding mediator of RNA polymerase II transcription subunit 28, with translation MAGSLSGMFSNQPQGPPPPPGPPGGPGPAGLIPPPTGPRNPNNTLVDELEASFEACFASLVSQDYVNGTDQEEIRTGVDQCIQKFLDVARQTECFFLQKRLQLSVQKPEQVIKEDVSELRNELQRKEALIQKHLGKLRHWQQVLEDISVQHKKPAEIPQGPLAYLEQASANIPAPMKQT, from the exons ATGGCGGGCTCGCTGAGCGGCATGTTCAGTAACCAGCCTCaggggccgccgccgccgccgggacCTCCCGGtgggcccggcccggccggcCTCATCCCGCCGCCGACGGGGCCGCGCAATCCCAACAATACGCTGGTGGACGAGTTGGAAGCATCCTTCGAG GCCTGTTTCGCCTCACTGGTGAGCCAGGACTATGTGAACGGCACGGACCAGGAGGAAATCCGCACCG GTGTTGATCAGTGCATCCAGAAATTTCTGGATGTTGCAAGACAAACTGAATGCTTTTTCCTACAAAAAAGACTGCAGCTATCAGTCCAGAAACCGGAGCAAGTCATTAAAGAG GATGTTTCAGAATTAAGAAATGAATTGCAGAGGAAAGAAGCGTTAATTCAGAAGCATTTGGGTAAACTGCGACACTGGCAGCAGGTCCTGGAAGATATTAGTGTACAGCacaaaaaacctgcagaaataCCTCAAGGTCCATTAGCTTACCTAGAACAAGCATCTGCCAACATTCCTGCTCCAATGAAGCAAACATGA